The following proteins are encoded in a genomic region of Vicugna pacos chromosome 16, VicPac4, whole genome shotgun sequence:
- the LOC140686278 gene encoding olfactory receptor-like protein DTMT — MMGRNQSVISEFFLLGLPVEPEHQNLFYALFLAMYLTTVLGNLLIIVLIQLDSHLHTPMYLFLSNLSFSDLCFSSVTMPKLLQNMQNEDSSIPYAGCLTQMYFFLFFADLESFLLVAMAYDRYVAICFPLHYTTIMSPKLCLSLVVLSWVLTTFHAMLHTLLMARLSFCVHNVIPHFFCDMSALLKLSCSDTQVNELVIFIMGGLILVIPFLLIIMSYAQIVSSLLKVPSARSIRKTFSTCGSHLSVVSLFYGTVIGLYLCPTASNSTVKETVMSMMYTVVTPMLNPFIYSLRNRDMKGALGRVFCKKKTLFSL, encoded by the coding sequence ATGATGGGAAGAAATCAAAGTGTCATCTCAGAGTTcttcctcctgggcctgccagttGAACCAGAGCATCAAAACCTGTTCTATGCTCTGTTCCTGGCCATGTATCTTACTACTGTCCTGGGGAACCTCCTCATCATTGTCCTCATTCAACTGGACTCTCACCTCCACACGCCCATGTATTTGTTTCTCagcaatttgtctttctctgacctctGTTTTTCCTCTGTCACAATGCCCAAATTGCTGCAGAACATGCAGAACGAAGACTCATCCATCCCCTATGCAGGATGCCTGACCCAAATgtacttctttctgttttttgcaGACCTGGAGAGCTTCCTCCTTGTggccatggcctatgaccgctatgtggccatctgcttCCCCCTGCACTACACCACCATCATGAGCCCCAAGCTCTGTCTGTCCCTGGTGGTGCTGTCCTGGGTGCTGACCACGTTCCATGCCATGTTACACACCCTGCTCATGGCCAGATTATCTTTTTGTGTGCACAACGTGATCCCCCACTTTTTCTGTGATATGTCTGCTCTTCTGAAGCTGTCCTGCTCTGACACTCAAGTTAATGAGTTGGTGATATTTATCATGGGAGGGCTCATTCTTGTCATTCCATTCCTACTCATCATCATGTCCTATGCACAGAttgtctcctctctcctcaaggTCCCTTCTGCTAGAAGTATCCGCAAGACTTTCTCCACCTGTGGCTCCCACCTCTCCGTGGTGTCCCTGTTTTATGGGACAGTTATTGGTCTCTATTTATGCCCAACAGCTAGTAATTCTACTGTTAAGGAGACTGTCATGTCTATGATGTACACTGTGGTGACCCCCATGCTGAACCCCTTCATCTACAGCCTGAGGAACAGAGACATGAAGGGAGCCCTGGGAAGAGTCTTTTGCAAAAAGAAAACTCTCTTCTCTCTATGA